In Lysobacter firmicutimachus, one genomic interval encodes:
- a CDS encoding substrate-binding domain-containing protein, translated as MLRPFLRSFVLWPLLFAPALVVQAQDAERVRIHGSHTLAYALTPAVAESWLRDIGYTGIRRSRPRVELTEIHAVRDGLPLVVEIASSDSARGFADLVEGRAQIAMMTRRPNAAELEAGWQLGDLASQDQEFAVALDGVAVVVARDHPLVRLDVTQLRRLFSGQARDWREFGAAAGEVHLHLLPAAGAVRDLMNERVMRGAAFGEAQLHVDAERLVAAVAADRNAIGLIPIGAHYGAGTRPLAIADGGRAVAPTQTEILSEDYPLTRRLYFYGGQMMGALSRSFALYAMARSGQRAVARSGHVAMTLVPGRVRRTMLGPAEYRQLVADAVRLPLSLRFNFAGGGESGVAASVYDSRTVRDLDRLRRFMQLPPNRGRRLLVVGFADASAGSSMAAMMMSNDRADLVAQELMTRGLRVEQARGMGTALPLAAAGSPGARYRNERVEIWML; from the coding sequence ATGCTGCGCCCGTTTTTGCGCTCGTTCGTGTTGTGGCCACTGTTATTCGCGCCGGCGCTCGTCGTGCAGGCCCAGGATGCCGAACGCGTCCGCATCCACGGTTCGCATACGCTGGCTTATGCGTTGACGCCGGCGGTGGCCGAGTCCTGGCTGCGCGATATCGGCTACACCGGCATCCGCCGCAGTCGTCCGCGCGTCGAGCTGACTGAAATCCACGCGGTGCGCGACGGGCTGCCGCTGGTGGTGGAGATCGCGTCCAGTGATTCGGCGCGCGGCTTCGCCGACCTGGTCGAAGGCCGTGCGCAGATCGCGATGATGACCCGGCGCCCGAACGCGGCCGAACTCGAGGCCGGTTGGCAACTCGGCGACCTCGCGTCGCAGGACCAGGAGTTCGCGGTCGCGCTCGACGGCGTCGCGGTGGTGGTCGCGCGCGACCACCCCCTGGTTCGTCTCGACGTGACGCAGCTGCGGCGGCTGTTTTCGGGGCAGGCGCGCGACTGGCGCGAATTCGGCGCCGCGGCCGGCGAAGTGCATTTGCATCTGCTTCCGGCCGCCGGCGCGGTGCGCGACCTGATGAACGAGCGGGTCATGCGCGGCGCCGCATTCGGCGAGGCGCAGCTGCACGTCGATGCCGAGCGCCTGGTCGCCGCAGTCGCCGCCGACCGCAACGCGATCGGCCTGATTCCGATCGGCGCGCACTACGGCGCCGGCACGCGTCCGTTGGCGATCGCCGACGGCGGCCGGGCGGTGGCGCCGACCCAGACCGAGATACTGTCCGAGGACTATCCGCTGACTCGGCGCCTGTATTTCTACGGCGGTCAGATGATGGGCGCCTTGAGCCGCAGCTTCGCCCTGTACGCGATGGCCCGCTCGGGCCAGCGCGCCGTGGCGCGCAGCGGCCATGTGGCGATGACGCTGGTTCCCGGCCGTGTCCGCCGCACCATGCTGGGACCGGCCGAGTACCGGCAACTGGTCGCCGACGCGGTCCGGTTGCCGCTGAGCCTGCGTTTCAATTTCGCCGGCGGCGGCGAAAGCGGAGTGGCCGCCAGCGTCTACGACAGCCGCACGGTGCGCGACCTCGACCGCCTGCGCCGTTTCATGCAACTGCCGCCGAACCGGGGCCGGCGCTTGCTGGTGGTGGGCTTCGCCGACGCCAGCGCGGGCTCCAGCATGGCGGCGATGATGATGAGCAACGACCGCGCCGATCTGGTTGCGCAGGAGCTCATGACGCGCGGGCTGCGGGTGGAGCAGGCGCGCGGCATGGGCACCGCGCTGCCGCTGGCCGCGGCCGGCAGTCCCGGCGCGCGCTACCGGAACGAGCGGGTCGAGATCTGGATGCTGTGA
- a CDS encoding copper chaperone PCu(A)C: MRTVAGCGFASTWLRANDSAMRCSVRSAAKPSRRGRRCGAMSGATGGPAFVAAGRTAARRRLPAFIDATMSAGMMGPMNASRIAIGLGLALALAAPLSTLAKSPAPAKGCAAQVREGWLRLPPMQMPMMAGFGRIENRCAAPVVIVGAKSAAFGEVSLHETRLVDGVSKMRPVPELRIAPDGAAVLKPGGLHLMLMQPRAPLKAGSRVAVEFALKDGGTLFGEFEVRKPAP; this comes from the coding sequence ATGCGAACCGTGGCGGGGTGCGGTTTCGCATCGACATGGCTGCGCGCGAACGATTCGGCGATGCGCTGTTCGGTACGGTCCGCCGCGAAGCCGTCGCGCCGTGGCCGCCGTTGCGGCGCCATGTCCGGAGCGACGGGCGGCCCCGCGTTCGTCGCCGCGGGCCGTACCGCCGCCCGGCGCCGCCTGCCGGCCTTCATCGACGCGACGATGTCCGCGGGTATGATGGGCCCCATGAACGCTTCTCGCATCGCTATCGGACTCGGTCTGGCGCTCGCGCTCGCGGCGCCGCTGTCGACGCTCGCCAAATCGCCCGCGCCGGCCAAGGGCTGCGCGGCGCAGGTCCGCGAAGGCTGGTTGCGGTTGCCGCCGATGCAGATGCCGATGATGGCCGGCTTCGGCCGGATCGAGAATCGCTGCGCGGCGCCGGTGGTGATCGTCGGCGCGAAGAGCGCGGCGTTCGGCGAGGTGAGCTTGCACGAGACCCGGCTGGTCGACGGGGTCAGCAAGATGCGGCCGGTGCCGGAACTGCGCATCGCGCCCGACGGTGCGGCGGTGCTCAAGCCGGGCGGCCTGCATCTGATGCTGATGCAGCCGCGCGCGCCGTTGAAGGCGGGCAGCCGGGTGGCGGTGGAGTTCGCGCTGAAGGACGGCGGTACGCTGTTCGGCGAGTTCGAGGTGCGTAAACCGGCGCCATGA
- a CDS encoding acyl-CoA thioesterase produces MIKVPLSVRWRDLDAFNHVNNSKYLSYLEEARLRWMMTLPGHGMDDHVAPVVAAAHLNYRRPIEWPNEVDIELFVERLGTTSVTVGHRIVGAQDPTALYCDGNVVVVWIHRETGQAAALPEAVRTACNS; encoded by the coding sequence CTGATCAAAGTGCCGCTGTCGGTGCGCTGGCGCGACCTGGACGCGTTCAACCACGTCAACAACTCCAAGTACCTCAGCTACCTCGAGGAAGCGCGCCTGCGCTGGATGATGACCCTGCCCGGCCACGGCATGGACGACCATGTCGCGCCGGTGGTCGCCGCCGCACACCTCAATTACCGCCGGCCGATCGAGTGGCCGAACGAAGTCGACATCGAACTGTTCGTCGAACGCTTGGGCACCACCAGCGTCACCGTCGGCCACCGCATCGTCGGCGCGCAGGACCCGACCGCGCTGTACTGCGACGGCAACGTCGTCGTGGTCTGGATCCATCGCGAAACCGGCCAGGCCGCCGCCCTGCCGGAAGCCGTGCGCACGGCCTGCAATTCCTGA
- a CDS encoding enoyl-CoA hydratase/isomerase family protein, whose product MSFVETQTHGDIVEIRLNRAPVNALDPQLCNETREAIDKAVSHGAHGIVLSGGPKVFSAGLDVPYLLSLGGRKDHLLLAWQAFFGLARALASSPVPVVAAIGGHAPAGGCVLALCCDYRIMASGPFRIGLNETEVGLVAPEGIQRLMRRVVGTYRAERLLVAGELVDAETALNIGLVDELVEIEHVATRGRVWLEQLLSLPRSAMLHTRALARADLVDALRPEHIELDRFIEAWYGVDTQTALQALVAKLRK is encoded by the coding sequence ATGAGCTTCGTAGAGACCCAGACCCACGGCGACATCGTCGAGATCCGCCTGAACCGCGCGCCGGTCAATGCGCTCGATCCGCAACTGTGCAACGAGACCCGCGAAGCGATCGACAAGGCGGTCAGCCACGGCGCACATGGCATCGTCCTCAGCGGCGGGCCGAAGGTGTTCTCGGCCGGCCTCGACGTGCCGTATCTGCTCTCGCTCGGCGGGCGCAAGGACCACCTGCTGCTGGCCTGGCAGGCGTTCTTCGGCCTGGCCCGCGCCCTGGCCTCCTCGCCGGTGCCGGTAGTCGCCGCGATCGGCGGCCACGCTCCGGCCGGCGGCTGCGTGCTGGCGTTGTGTTGCGACTACCGGATCATGGCCTCCGGGCCGTTCCGCATCGGCCTGAACGAAACCGAGGTGGGCCTGGTCGCGCCGGAAGGCATCCAGCGCCTGATGCGGCGCGTGGTCGGCACCTACCGCGCCGAGCGCCTGTTGGTCGCCGGCGAGTTGGTCGATGCCGAAACCGCGCTCAACATCGGCCTGGTCGACGAACTGGTGGAGATCGAACACGTCGCCACCCGCGGCCGGGTCTGGCTGGAGCAACTGCTGAGCTTGCCGCGCAGCGCGATGCTGCACACCCGCGCCCTGGCCCGCGCCGACCTGGTCGATGCGCTGCGCCCCGAGCACATCGAACTCGACCGCTTCATCGAGGCCTGGTACGGGGTCGACACGCAGACGGCGCTGCAGGCCCTGGTGGCGAAGCTGCGCAAGTAA